A single Rattus norvegicus strain BN/NHsdMcwi chromosome 5, GRCr8, whole genome shotgun sequence DNA region contains:
- the Pm20d2 gene encoding xaa-Arg dipeptidase encodes MGPVVERPAERCTSSATELELLKQRAAERIDEAAERLGALSRAIWSAPELAYEEHRAHGELTRFFEREPPAASWAVQPHFGLPTAFRAEWAPPEAAAGPGALQLAFLCEYDALPALGHACGHNLIAEVGAAAALGLRAALESIAAPPPVKVIVLGTPAEEEGGGKIDLIKAGAFENLDVVFMAHPSQENAAYLPDVAEHDVTVKYYGKASHAAAYPWEGVNALDAAVLAYNNLSALRQQMKPTWRVHGIIKNGGVKPNIIPSYSELLYYFRAPSMKELHVLTKKAEDSFRAAALATGCTVEIKSEAHDYYNVIPNKTLCSAYMENGKKLGVEFISEDAVLNGPSGSTDFGNVSFVVPGIHPYFYIGTDALNHTEEYTEAAGSQAAQWYTLRTAKALAMTALDVIFKPQLLEGIRKEFKSKLQEEQLLNTPA; translated from the exons ATGGGTCCGGTGGTGGAGCGGCCGGCCGAGCGGTGCACGAGCAGCGCCACGGAGCTGGAGCTGCTGAAGCAGCGCGCGGCCGAGCGCATCGACGAGGCGGCGGAGCGCCTGGGCGCGCTGAGCCGCGCCATCTGGAGCGCTCCCGAGCTGGCCTACGAAGAGCACCGCGCGCACGGCGAGCTCACGCGCTTCTTCGAGCGCGAGCCGCCGGCCGCCTCGTGGGCCGTGCAGCCGCACTTCGGGCTCCCCACCGCCTTCCGAGCGGAGTGGGCGCCGCCCGAGGCCGCGGCGGGGCCCGGCGCGCTGCAGCTGGCTTTCCTGTGCGAGTACGACGCGCTGCCAGCCCTGGGCCACGCCTGCGGCCACAACCTCATCGCGGAGGTCGGAGCGGCTGCGGCGCTCGGCCTGCGGGCTGCGCTGGAGAGCATCGCTGCGCCGCCGCCGGTCAAG GTAATTGTCCTGGGAACCCCTGCAGAAGAAGAAGGTGGTGGCAAAATTGATCTAATCAAAGCGGGTGCTTTTGAAAACCTTGATGTTGTTTTTATGGCTCACCCGTCTCAAGAGAATGCCGCCTACCTGCCGGATGTGGCCGAGCATGA cGTGACTGTGAAATACTACGGAAAAGCATCTCACGCTGCTGCTTACCCTTGGGAGGGGGTGAACGCCTTGGACGCCGCCGTTCTTGCCTATAACAACCTCTCTGCGTTAAGACAACAGATGAAACCAACCTGGAGAGTTCATG GTATAATTAAAAACGGCGGGGTCAAGCCCAACATCATCCCCTCTTACTCTGAATTACTCTATTACTTCCGTGCGCCCTCAATGAAAGAGCTCCACGTTCTGACCAAAAAGGCGGAAGATTCCTTCAGAGCCGCGGCTTTGGCTACAGGCTGCACA gtagAAATTAAAAGCGAAGCCCACGATTATTACAACGTTATTCCAAACAAGACACTGTGCAGCGCGTATATGGAGAATGGGAAGAAGCTGGGAGTAGAGTTCATTTCAGAAGATGCAGTGCTGAACGGCCCTTCAG GCTCCACTGATTTTGGAAATGTCAGTTTTGTGGTTCCCGGGATTCATCCATACTTTTACATCGGGACTGATGCCTTGAACCACACGGAAGAGTACACAGAAGCCGCAG gaTCACAGGCAGCTCAGTGGTACACTTTGCGCACAGCCAAGGCGCTGGCGATGACTGCACTGGACGTCATCTTTAAGCCTCAGTTGCTGGAAGGAATCAGAAAGGAGTTTAAATCGAAACTTCAAGAAGAGCAGCTTTTAAATACACCAGCATAG
- the Pm20d2 gene encoding xaa-Arg dipeptidase isoform X1 — protein sequence MGPVVERPAERCTSSATELELLKQRAAERIDEAAERLGALSRAIWSAPELAYEEHRAHGELTRFFEREPPAASWAVQPHFGLPTAFRAEWAPPEAAAGPGALQLAFLCEYDALPALGHACGHNLIAEVGAAAALGLRAALESIAAPPPVKVIVLGTPAEEEGGGKIDLIKAGAFENLDVVFMAHPSQENAAYLPDVAEHENGMQSLPHGKQALPGNCVLPPTFLCFYYRCFFIYQCFSNTYSNMGASRWLCSVTVKYYGKASHAAAYPWEGVNALDAAVLAYNNLSALRQQMKPTWRVHGIIKNGGVKPNIIPSYSELLYYFRAPSMKELHVLTKKAEDSFRAAALATGCTVEIKSEAHDYYNVIPNKTLCSAYMENGKKLGVEFISEDAVLNGPSGSTDFGNVSFVVPGIHPYFYIGTDALNHTEEYTEAAGSQAAQWYTLRTAKALAMTALDVIFKPQLLEGIRKEFKSKLQEEQLLNTPA from the exons ATGGGTCCGGTGGTGGAGCGGCCGGCCGAGCGGTGCACGAGCAGCGCCACGGAGCTGGAGCTGCTGAAGCAGCGCGCGGCCGAGCGCATCGACGAGGCGGCGGAGCGCCTGGGCGCGCTGAGCCGCGCCATCTGGAGCGCTCCCGAGCTGGCCTACGAAGAGCACCGCGCGCACGGCGAGCTCACGCGCTTCTTCGAGCGCGAGCCGCCGGCCGCCTCGTGGGCCGTGCAGCCGCACTTCGGGCTCCCCACCGCCTTCCGAGCGGAGTGGGCGCCGCCCGAGGCCGCGGCGGGGCCCGGCGCGCTGCAGCTGGCTTTCCTGTGCGAGTACGACGCGCTGCCAGCCCTGGGCCACGCCTGCGGCCACAACCTCATCGCGGAGGTCGGAGCGGCTGCGGCGCTCGGCCTGCGGGCTGCGCTGGAGAGCATCGCTGCGCCGCCGCCGGTCAAG GTAATTGTCCTGGGAACCCCTGCAGAAGAAGAAGGTGGTGGCAAAATTGATCTAATCAAAGCGGGTGCTTTTGAAAACCTTGATGTTGTTTTTATGGCTCACCCGTCTCAAGAGAATGCCGCCTACCTGCCGGATGTGGCCGAGCATGA aAATGGAATGCAGAGCCTTCCACACGGTAAGCAGGCACTCCCAGGGAACTGCGTTCTCCCTCCCACATTCCTATGCTTTTACTACAGATGCTTTTTCATTTATCA aTGCTTTTCAAATACATATTCCAATATGGGGGCTAGCAGATGGCTCTGTAG cGTGACTGTGAAATACTACGGAAAAGCATCTCACGCTGCTGCTTACCCTTGGGAGGGGGTGAACGCCTTGGACGCCGCCGTTCTTGCCTATAACAACCTCTCTGCGTTAAGACAACAGATGAAACCAACCTGGAGAGTTCATG GTATAATTAAAAACGGCGGGGTCAAGCCCAACATCATCCCCTCTTACTCTGAATTACTCTATTACTTCCGTGCGCCCTCAATGAAAGAGCTCCACGTTCTGACCAAAAAGGCGGAAGATTCCTTCAGAGCCGCGGCTTTGGCTACAGGCTGCACA gtagAAATTAAAAGCGAAGCCCACGATTATTACAACGTTATTCCAAACAAGACACTGTGCAGCGCGTATATGGAGAATGGGAAGAAGCTGGGAGTAGAGTTCATTTCAGAAGATGCAGTGCTGAACGGCCCTTCAG GCTCCACTGATTTTGGAAATGTCAGTTTTGTGGTTCCCGGGATTCATCCATACTTTTACATCGGGACTGATGCCTTGAACCACACGGAAGAGTACACAGAAGCCGCAG gaTCACAGGCAGCTCAGTGGTACACTTTGCGCACAGCCAAGGCGCTGGCGATGACTGCACTGGACGTCATCTTTAAGCCTCAGTTGCTGGAAGGAATCAGAAAGGAGTTTAAATCGAAACTTCAAGAAGAGCAGCTTTTAAATACACCAGCATAG